A single window of Theropithecus gelada isolate Dixy chromosome 9, Tgel_1.0, whole genome shotgun sequence DNA harbors:
- the FAM24B gene encoding protein FAM24B isoform X3 encodes MYAVIMLVIAGGILAALLLLIVVVLCLYFKIYNALKAAKDPEAVAVKNHNPDKVWWAKNSQAKTIAMESCPALQCCEGCRMYASFDALPPCCCDINEGL; translated from the exons ATGTATGCAG TGATTATGCTTGTCATTGCTGGTGGTATCCTGGCAGCCTTGCTCCTGCTGATAGTTGTCGTGCTTTGTCtttacttcaaaatatacaaCGCACTAAA AGCTGCAAAGGACCCTGAGGCTGTGGCTGTAAAAAATCACAACCCAGACAAGGTGTGGTGGGCCAAGAACAGCCAGGCCAAAACCATTGCCATGGAGTCTTGTCCTGCCCTGCAGTGCTGTGAAGGATGTAGAATGTATGCCAGTTTTGATGCCCTGCCACCTTGCTGTTGTGACATAAATGAGGGCCTCTGA
- the FAM24B gene encoding protein FAM24B isoform X2, with the protein MYAGTSKSFDLRTVIMLVIAGGILAALLLLIVVVLCLYFKIYNALKAAKDPEAVAVKNHNPDKVWWAKNSQAKTIAMESCPALQCCEGCRMYASFDALPPCCCDINEGL; encoded by the exons ATGTATGCAG GTACTTCGAAGTCTTTTGACCTCCGTACAGTGATTATGCTTGTCATTGCTGGTGGTATCCTGGCAGCCTTGCTCCTGCTGATAGTTGTCGTGCTTTGTCtttacttcaaaatatacaaCGCACTAAA AGCTGCAAAGGACCCTGAGGCTGTGGCTGTAAAAAATCACAACCCAGACAAGGTGTGGTGGGCCAAGAACAGCCAGGCCAAAACCATTGCCATGGAGTCTTGTCCTGCCCTGCAGTGCTGTGAAGGATGTAGAATGTATGCCAGTTTTGATGCCCTGCCACCTTGCTGTTGTGACATAAATGAGGGCCTCTGA
- the FAM24B gene encoding protein FAM24B isoform X1, translating to MPSAPLQACLLFPAAHHTCERERFFPLFVLLIAFSLDFAFPFLFIDKWTFFFFFFFPSLGQLGILDCPGKTFVFYTHKDLCLGFLPPPLTLTLLGGCVGREATWAQCLLVLLCLGTSKSFDLRTVIMLVIAGGILAALLLLIVVVLCLYFKIYNALKAAKDPEAVAVKNHNPDKVWWAKNSQAKTIAMESCPALQCCEGCRMYASFDALPPCCCDINEGL from the exons ATGCCATCAGCTCCACTGCAGGCCTGCTTGTTGTTTCCAGCTGCACATCACACCTGTGAAAGGGAACGATTCTTCCCACTGTTTGTCCTTCTGATAGCCTTCTCTCTGGACTTTGCAtttccattccttttcattgacaaatggacttttttttttttttttttttttccatctctgggCCAGCTTGGGATCCTAGACTGCCCTGGGAAGACATTTGTGTTTTACACACATAAAGATCTGTGTTTGgggtttcttcctcctcccctgacATTGACATTGCTTGGTGGTTGTGTGGGGAGGGAGGCCACGTGGGCTCAGTGCTTGCTTGTACTTCTCTGCCTAGGTACTTCGAAGTCTTTTGACCTCCGTACAGTGATTATGCTTGTCATTGCTGGTGGTATCCTGGCAGCCTTGCTCCTGCTGATAGTTGTCGTGCTTTGTCtttacttcaaaatatacaaCGCACTAAA AGCTGCAAAGGACCCTGAGGCTGTGGCTGTAAAAAATCACAACCCAGACAAGGTGTGGTGGGCCAAGAACAGCCAGGCCAAAACCATTGCCATGGAGTCTTGTCCTGCCCTGCAGTGCTGTGAAGGATGTAGAATGTATGCCAGTTTTGATGCCCTGCCACCTTGCTGTTGTGACATAAATGAGGGCCTCTGA